The sequence TGTGAGACGTTACAACatctaatgaaatatttttatggCTAAACTTTGATCTACTTTTAAATTTGAATCTATGTAAtaagagacaaataaagaaacaaatcacAGTCAAAGTGGCACTTACAATATACTGCAATTAATATGATATATGCCTACAAATCCTCTATAGCAAGCCATATCATTTCACCAAATGTGACGATCGTAGCTAAATTATATATACGCAAATTATCATAATATATTGTGATTGTTTAATCTGTgcaatcaaatgtaaaaatgactcTTTGTGGTTTTACAAGGGGTCATTTGCCTGACTGTTTCTTGGCAGCAGCTTTCTATttaccacacagacatgagagtagTATTGATCGACCTGtctaattttatataaataaagtattgcccaaaaatgtcaaactattctaaCATTCAGTTTTGTCATGCTAACCTGTCTCCTTTTAATGATGCCATTCCACATTGGATGCTCCATTCAGATAATCTTATTGCATggtttcctcttcctttctACAAAAGCCATCACCTAAATAGGATGCAGACAACCAGGATTATCCAAGCACTTCTTTTCCTTTGTTCTGACTTTAACTGTGAGTGGTGAATAATGCATTCAGCCAATTTCCAGCACTGGTTATATGTggcctgtgtgtgctgtgtacttactgcatttctttttcatgcATGCATTCTATGTCATTCACTTTACATAAAGAAAAACCAGCTGTATTCTTCCCTCCACATTACCAAAGGTATGTGCATTGTGCAGCAGCCTATCATTCATCACATGCATTGTCTCCATGCTGCCCtccccccttttctccctctcgtGCACGCACGCGACGCtctacgacacacacacacacactcacacaaacatggcGGCCTCTGTTTCACCGCTTCGCTCCTCCTTCAGGATTTGTAGCCCGTTAACGTTACACCATCACTGCTGTCGGGCCAAACTGCGGATGCACAGAAAATGCGAGAGTCAAGGGAGACATCTACACCAGTCGGCGGCGAGGTAAAGGCCACCGCGGCCAGCACACCGCTGTTTTCCGCTTTTGATGGTAGTTTGCGGATGGACGCTTTGCGACACTTCGGCACCGGCGAAGGCGTGCGTCCCGTCACGTGTCGGAGGACGGTGATTGACAGCAGGTTCCACCGGTCACGGTGGAGAGGGGCCGGGTAGCGGACATCCCTCTAGCCGGGAGGTCAATTACCGGTCTGATTAAACCGACATTACCGTCACCAAACCGCGTTATTGTTGTGTGAGTCGCCACAGTTTCGCTTGTGTGTTAACGTTTAACAGCACAGTGCTCTGGTAcagtgttagctgctgctgctaggcGACCGTTTAGCTACAGCGGAGCCGTTAACGTGAATCACCGGTGCTAACTACTAACGTTATTATATTTACCACCGTGATGTAAGCTTCTTAGCACACTGGTCTCTTATTATTTACTcattctttaaaataaaattaaaaaaggatAACTTTTTCAGTCAAAAGACAATTAGTAACGTTAATTTACCGTTTGTCCAAAACCGATTATTTGCGgttattttctgtaaaaaataTGGCTCAACCTTTTTGGTGTTAAGGAGCCCCATATTGACACACATTGACCCGTATTTGATAAGATGTAGTTACCCCATGCCTGTCTGTATTGTAGATTAACACTGAAgtgaacagatgaacagaatAGTCATTCTTATACATTTACTTATTGGGCTGACTTCTTCCCTGTTTTTCTTGGGATCCcagagaaccccccccccccagagagCTGTGGTCAAACGAAGGGAACCAGCATTGGTGCCATTTTCACACAATTTCACCTGACATAAATCTAAATTAGCCTATAAAGTCACTCACATTTGTaaagtgtgcatgcacacatgcacactaacTATCTATCTGCACCTCTGAAGTGCTGATGTTCAAGTAGCTTAGTTAACAAACTGCATATGAGTGCTACAacttaaatgtacaaaaaagtgTATAGAGTATGGTTGAAGGGCACGCCATTAGTATTGAGTCACAAACCAATGTGTTAGCTAGACAAATTTAATTTGGGATTTGATGTTGGTGTTTTAGAAGATTTAGGTATCACAAAAGTGATGGTGATTTGTCCTGAGGGAAACATTTCTCTAAAAAATTCCTGTCAATCCACTCAATAGATGAAAAGTTAGGACATCACCATAGGCAGTAGGGTTTATCCTCTGAGGACCTGGGCTATCTGTACCAGACTTCATGGTAATGTAATAGttactgagatatttcagtctgtacCAAAGTTCATGAGCAAGTCTGTATTTTTAACCACACACGATAATCTACTGTATACAGTACAAATACCCTGATACTGATCTGCCAAATGTACATTGTCAAAATAGTGTGCACATAATCGTGTATGTTCTGGGCCTGCAGCAAGGGTCATTTTAATTACTGGTGTTTTAGtgatttgtttattaaatgtgagaaaatagtaaaaagcACCTATTGCGTTTTCTCAGAGGCCAAGTTGACATCctcaaatagcttttttttgtctgaccagCAGTCAAAAATCCACAGATATTCAATTCACTATTGCAGTAGACTAAGAATACCGGCAaaattcacatttgagaagctggaaccagtgatTTTtgggcatttttgctttaaaatgactAATCGTCTGAGCTTTATTTGGAATAATGTGTCAGatatcttttttgttttatgtctgtCTTGCAGCCTGTGATGTGGTGTGTGCTGTACACGTGTGTTCATTCATGTGTTTACGATTTCCCTCCCCAGGCACGCTGCTGTGGTGATTTCGGGGACAGAGCTGGCTCGTCAGCTCCACAGAGAAATCCAGCGTGATGTGGAGGAGCTCGTAGCTCAGGGCAACATGAGACCCCACCTAGGAGTGGTCTTAGTGGGGGACGACCCAGCCAGTCGTACCTATGTCAGGAACAAGACCCGGGCAGCCAGCATCCTGGGTCAGATATGAGCATAGCATGCATTCCTGAACACTGTATGCACCACATGTATCATCCAGATCAACAAACATAACACTCTAACTAAGGCGCGTCATCCTTTTAACCATGCATGGATAGATACACATggataaacacatttttcagaaGCAGAATTAGTGTAATTGTAGTGTGTAATGCACGcattttgctgcatttctgagtgtgtgcgtgtgtgtgtgtgtgtgtgtgctctccagGTATTTCCAGTGACACAGTGGTGCGGCCGAGCTCGGTCtcccaggaggagctgctggagctgattGACAAGATGAACCGTGACTGGAGGGTCAGCGGCCTGTTAGTGCAGCTGCCACTTCCCGGTAAACACAGACGCTACAGCTGCACATGACTTTTCCTCACTGACATTAAAGTTAAACAAATGAGCTGGTTTGTGCAGTTCAGCTTGTCGTTATCACATCTATGTAGTTCTTTCCTGACATGTGAAAAGTCGTTGTGGAAGTGTGGtagttaaatacataaatatccattatattcaattcaattcaattcaattcaattcaatttatttgtatagcccaatatcacaacagagtgtctatagtaaaaatgtttgtactgtatgtctaGAATGGCTTGTAGTCCCAAAGTATAATGTAGTGCTCAGCAATTATCCATTATTATGTGAGATATCTTTGATTATCTGTCCTACTTGCTCCCCTCTTTAGAGCACATCAATGAGCGAGCCGTATGTAATGCCATCGCTCCAGAGAAGGATGTGGATGGCTTCCATATTGTGAATATCGGTAAGCTGTGTCTGGACCAGAGATCCATGGTGCCTGCCACACCTGCTGCAGTCTGGGAGATCATCAAGAGAGCAGGTAAACGACAAAAAATTCGGCTATTTACACCTGGTCCGGCCACGCAGTACACAGAACTTCCATGGTAGTTGTCTGTGTCGTGGCTGAATAGCTTTGCTACAAGACTTAAATCCAATAGAACAGTGTAGAACATCTTGTGTGTGCCCAGCTGTCAGAATAGATGATGGATTTGTAGACTTACTTACATgttgcagttttcttttattattattatcagtttacAGTCCCAGTTTGGTTAGGTGTAGGCACCAACACTacttggtgtttgtgttttgtatatattttttaatctttgctCCAAAAAATAGATCCTTTACGAGACATTGAAGACTTATTCAGTTTAATTGAATGCAACTGAATAGAAGTGTTTCTTAAGGTCTTAAGTGCAGCCTGTTACTTTTGTCCTAATCATCACTTTATTATGCTGTATTATTAGTTTAGTTCTATCAAACTTTATATTACTTCTTAGAcgcacatttacagtaaattactTTCCACCAAAAGCTGCTAGTTGTATTGTCAACCCCGTTATGGTAATTAGTCTACAACTCACTCTGTGTTCATGTTCTACTCATCAAATCTCAGCACAGGTTTAATCTCCAATTGCATCACTTTTAAAATTCAATGCTGGAGGCAGTGCTTCTGTCTTTTTATGACTGGACCACTAGATGGCGCCTGACAATGAGGTAGGATGTCGAGGCTTTGCTGCCCGCTCCCTCAGCAAGATCTACACCCTGCTTGGCATCACAGGGGCTGCGAAGAAGAGAGCCATCAGGTCTaccacagaggctgcagagagagcCTCGAGGTGGATCTGGATTAAAAGGTCCGAGAAGTGGGCCAACGCTGCTGGGACACAAGTCGGGGTCTGATCACCCCCGACTGGGTCGCCTGAGGGAGGGTGTCTGATGTTGAAAGACCCGAAACACCCGATGAGCTCAGGATACATACATCACTGATGATGTGTCCCAGCGCATCCACGGATGTATGTATACACATAGTGGACCACTCCACTACCAGTAGGGGTGTAAATATTCTGGCAGTTTAGAAGCTTAAGGTGTACCAAATATGAATAAGTAAGCAAATGTACGTGTTCTTCAAAGAACAGGCAAGGttcattaaatgaataaaaaaagacacattataAGCAAAGGAAGTCAATAGTTGATCATGCTGTTTGGTGGCTTAATGTGGGATTTAGATTCTGACTGCACTGGCTGTATTTGGAGATGCCATGCTAAAAATAAGAAATCTTAcatagggaaaaaaaatcttcaaataATATGAGAATATTAGTTGCCTCAGGACGAAAATCCTTTGTTGCTTTACTCATCAAACCAGGTGAAGGGCGCTGCTGTTCATGCAGATGCAGATTTAAACCTCATCTGTTGTTGCTCAGAAGTCTGACTGCTGAGGGAAAATGTTTCTACGCTGTTTTTACGTGTTTGTTTCATCCAGAAACGAGGACAAAGAGTCTGTGAGACCGTCCTTGTCAGTGTTGGAAACTTTTTTGAATGCATCGTGATCCCGATGGTTTTAGCAAAAAAGTGCCCTTTATGGATGAAGGAGAGACCCTGATGACTGTTTTTACTATCAGCTACTATCTATCAGCTATCAGGGGATTTTTGCAATTCCCATACCAGACAGTGTTGGAACAACTTTgggtgtttttacttttaagaaTGTCTTGtggatttctctctctcatcgAGACAGTTTGGGATGTTCACTCCAGCAAAGCAAATCCTGCAGCATATGTATAGTTTACAGTATATGAAATGATATGAGGTTGATCAAAGTGAGATAACCTATCACATCTGAAAAAAGGGTtgaaagcacagaaaaacattatttattcaaCATATTAATGGTTAGAACTGAATTTTAACCATTAAACTGTCAGTTGTGTCAAACGgaacagtgctgtgaaaaagaatttcccctctggggacaataaagtctaaagtctaagtctaaaagATTAAAA comes from Pempheris klunzingeri isolate RE-2024b chromosome 7, fPemKlu1.hap1, whole genome shotgun sequence and encodes:
- the LOC139204031 gene encoding bifunctional methylenetetrahydrofolate dehydrogenase/cyclohydrolase 2, mitochondrial-like, yielding MAASVSPLRSSFRICSPLTLHHHCCRAKLRMHRKCESQGRHLHQSAARHAAVVISGTELARQLHREIQRDVEELVAQGNMRPHLGVVLVGDDPASRTYVRNKTRAASILGISSDTVVRPSSVSQEELLELIDKMNRDWRVSGLLVQLPLPEHINERAVCNAIAPEKDVDGFHIVNIGKLCLDQRSMVPATPAAVWEIIKRAGIETVGKNVLVAGRSKNVGMPIAMLLHTDRNHERPGGDATVTIAHRCTPKERLKELTSLADIIIAAAGVPRLVTADMVKEGAAVIDVGINRIKDPKTGKLRLIGDVDFEGVKEKAGFITPVPGGVGPMTVAMLMKNTVTAARNALMH